One stretch of Thalassophryne amazonica chromosome 19, fThaAma1.1, whole genome shotgun sequence DNA includes these proteins:
- the LOC117532204 gene encoding GTPase IMAP family member 9-like, whose translation MSGETYYQGYGSAEKEIRIVLIGKTGVGKSAAGNTILGREAFESELSPSSLTSECQKSRGTVDGENVAVVDTPGLFDTNLTQEAAMKRIKMCISLSAPGPHAFLVVLHLHRFTQEEKDTVKKIQETFGPQAAKYSMVLFTHGDQLKKQTIESFIDDSHNLKEFIRDCYGRYHVFNNEIKDPKQISQLLDKIHKMIMANGGRHYNNEMFMEAEAAIQRKKDQELKETEDKLQKELDDLRAKYKPVEYHLKKLEVQQKYKCDARIKAERSNDFVTGSAIAISTACGAAVGGVVGLVAGPVGVAVGIVAGAAAGAAIGTFAVKMSQKRHKNYIP comes from the exons ATGAGTGGAGAAACGTACTATCAAG GCTATGGAAGtgctgaaaaagaaataaggattGTTCTGATTGGGAAGACAGGAGTGGGAAAGAGTGCCGCTGGAAACACCATCTTGGGGCGAGAAGCTTTTGAGTCTGAACTGTCTCCATCTTCTTTGACAAGTGAGTgccagaaaagcagagggactgtCGATGGTGAGAATGTTGCTGTTGTCGATACTCCAGGGCTGTTTGACACAAATTTAACACAAGAAGCAGCAATGAAGAGGATCAAGATGTGcatctctctgtctgctcctggtCCTCACGCCTTCCTGGTGGTTCTCCACCTTCACAGGTTCACCCAGGAAGAGAAAGACACAGTTAAAAAGATTCAAGAAACATTTGGTCCTCAAGCAGCCAAATACTCAATGGTGCTGTTCACACATGGAGACCAGTTGAAGAAGCAAACGATTGAGAGTTTTATTGACGACAGTCACAATTTGAAAGAGTTCATTCGGGATTGCTATGGCCGATATCATGTCTTCAACAATGAAATCAAAGACCCAAAACAAATCAGCCAGCTCTTGGATAAGATTCACAAGATGATCATGGCTAATGGTGGTCGTCACTACAACAACGAAATGTTCATGGAAGCAGAGGCAGCCATCCAAAGAAAGAAAGACCAGGAGTTGAAAGAGACAGAAGACAAGCTGCAGAAAGAGCTTGATGACCTGAGAGCCAAATACAAACCTGTGGAATATCACTTAAAAAAACTGGAGGTGCAGCAAAAATACAAGTGCGATGCCAGAATAAAAGCTGAAAGGTCAAATGATTTTGTCACTGGTTCAGCAATCGCTATATCAACAGCTTGCGGTGCCGCTGTCGGGGGTGTGGTGGGACTTGTTGCAGGCCCAGTTGGTGTGGCAGTCGGAATAGTAGCTGGAGCAGCTGCTGGAGCTGCCATCGGTACATTTGCAGTTAAAATGTCACAGAAACGCCATAAGAACTACATACCATAA